From the genome of Candidatus Sysuiplasma jiujiangense, one region includes:
- a CDS encoding respiratory chain complex I subunit 1 family protein: MFAILAETAMQLAGVLVLAPLVAGLLSKVKSRIESRKGVRILQPYFDLAKLLRKENLKNHSSSIIFSAVPFIVFGIYILISFIIPVIAPFPVFFTPSADFLGGALLFTLASFLQVIAAINAGNQFTRLGASRSVVFSAFAEPTLIMVFFAVAIISGTNNPYVTNNVLVASSASYMSLPHLLSTAAFFMLLLFETGKLPVESQSLNELGMIDEGRLYEYSGKNLFLLKYSSMIKQYLLGSVFLNVFLFPWFMQSGIAGTAADFPIMLAKWILLIMILAGFEETFAKLRLFKIQDFLSVSFALAILSIITYSLGGIV; this comes from the coding sequence ATGTTTGCAATCCTGGCGGAGACGGCAATGCAGCTTGCTGGAGTTCTTGTACTTGCGCCACTGGTAGCCGGCCTGCTTTCGAAGGTAAAATCAAGGATCGAGTCGCGAAAGGGCGTGCGTATACTGCAGCCTTATTTTGACCTCGCGAAACTCCTGCGCAAGGAGAATTTAAAAAACCACAGTTCCTCGATAATCTTTTCAGCAGTTCCCTTTATCGTCTTCGGAATATACATACTCATTTCATTCATTATACCGGTTATAGCGCCATTCCCAGTCTTTTTCACGCCTTCCGCCGATTTCCTTGGAGGCGCCCTACTTTTCACCCTTGCATCATTCCTGCAGGTAATAGCAGCCATCAATGCGGGAAATCAGTTCACCAGACTGGGTGCTAGCAGATCTGTTGTCTTTTCTGCGTTCGCCGAACCTACACTTATCATGGTCTTCTTTGCAGTTGCAATCATAAGCGGAACAAACAATCCGTACGTCACAAACAACGTGCTCGTCGCCTCGTCCGCCTCTTATATGTCGCTCCCCCATCTACTATCGACGGCCGCATTCTTCATGCTTCTTCTCTTTGAAACAGGCAAGCTTCCGGTGGAAAGCCAGAGTCTCAACGAGCTCGGTATGATAGATGAGGGGAGGCTGTATGAATACAGCGGAAAAAATCTTTTCCTTCTGAAGTATTCGTCGATGATAAAGCAGTACCTTCTCGGTTCCGTGTTCCTGAATGTCTTCCTTTTTCCATGGTTCATGCAGAGCGGAATCGCCGGAACGGCTGCTGATTTTCCAATCATGCTGGCAAAGTGGATACTTCTCATTATGATACTTGCAGGCTTTGAGGAAACATTTGCAAAACTACGCCTTTTCAAGATTCAGGATTTCCTGTCTGTTTCCTTTGCACTGGCGATTCTTTCCATTATAACATACTCGCTTGGTGGTATTGTTTGA
- a CDS encoding NADH:ubiquinone oxidoreductase: MTTRFPDGDAESVSAWSTKPVRKMEGRVECPADAVEADSVNMERCISCGRCAPQFEPAGDVRIALLSESNRTFRQSFHIYLIDTGSCGACNTEVHALSNPVYDFNRLGIFFTSTPRHADALIVVGVLAERMHDVLIAAYDAMPEPKLVIAAGTCAISGGIIGRPVTGAVRVDVLVPGCPPSPFTILDALIKARGGR, encoded by the coding sequence GTGACCACGCGTTTTCCTGACGGAGATGCGGAGAGCGTATCGGCATGGAGCACAAAGCCGGTCAGAAAAATGGAGGGGCGCGTTGAATGCCCGGCAGATGCCGTTGAAGCGGACAGTGTCAACATGGAGAGGTGCATTTCCTGCGGAAGATGCGCTCCACAGTTTGAACCGGCAGGAGATGTCAGAATTGCCCTGCTGAGTGAGAGCAACAGGACATTCAGACAGTCGTTTCACATCTATCTCATAGATACCGGTTCCTGCGGCGCATGCAATACGGAAGTGCATGCGCTTTCAAACCCGGTTTATGACTTCAACAGACTCGGAATTTTCTTCACCAGCACACCCAGACACGCGGATGCGCTGATTGTTGTCGGAGTGCTGGCCGAAAGAATGCATGACGTGCTCATTGCGGCATACGATGCCATGCCTGAACCCAAACTGGTGATAGCGGCAGGTACCTGTGCAATTTCGGGCGGAATCATAGGCAGACCAGTTACCGGCGCGGTCAGAGTCGATGTGCTTGTCCCGGGATGCCCGCCGAGTCCTTTTACAATTCTTGACGCGCTTATCAAGGCGAGGGGAGGAAGGTGA
- a CDS encoding formate hydrogenlyase: MAGDGRILSCAFKSGGGWRAVFRDSNDAEIVDESVPGRYENYRYFANLPEASGRTRMFVYGPSSGGMIEAVRFLMSTKGETIDEVVPYFLFKDRRLRISGMQQDMALLKLERLNGFHSAAYSSLFCGTIENICETDVNPDVKKTRMVMCELERIASHLFVIGRLCEAASQNVATSHIFTLREKVLRLVSEHFGHRYFFGVNRIGGIGRDIDFEGLPAATDAIVSEFSKTWNHLSESTLFLDRIQRTCTVRREWMVGPAVRAAGFPVDARWKGKLLPYGDYSFNYRREYEGDALSRALVRAQEIEESASVIGQICAHLEHVNAAETSAVELREGEGLGKIESPGGETILWMRTGTGGVGELHIMSPSTANIPAFAEGIKNSVLTDFPFAWESFGFWISEMGDVL, translated from the coding sequence ATGGCGGGCGATGGCAGAATACTATCCTGTGCATTCAAATCAGGTGGCGGCTGGAGAGCCGTATTCAGAGACAGCAATGATGCCGAAATTGTAGATGAATCAGTTCCCGGCAGATATGAGAATTACAGATATTTTGCAAATCTGCCGGAAGCATCAGGCAGGACGCGTATGTTCGTCTATGGTCCGAGTTCCGGGGGGATGATTGAGGCGGTGAGATTCCTGATGAGCACAAAGGGCGAAACAATCGATGAAGTCGTTCCATACTTCCTGTTCAAGGACAGGCGCCTTCGGATTTCCGGCATGCAGCAGGACATGGCACTGTTAAAATTGGAGAGGCTGAACGGATTTCATTCGGCAGCATATTCATCACTCTTCTGCGGCACGATCGAAAATATATGCGAAACTGATGTAAACCCGGATGTAAAGAAGACCAGAATGGTGATGTGTGAACTTGAGAGAATAGCATCCCACCTTTTTGTCATAGGGAGACTGTGCGAAGCGGCTTCACAGAATGTTGCAACCTCACACATATTCACCCTGAGGGAAAAGGTGCTGAGACTGGTATCGGAGCATTTCGGCCATAGATACTTCTTTGGCGTCAACAGGATTGGCGGCATCGGAAGAGACATCGACTTCGAAGGACTGCCGGCAGCAACGGACGCAATAGTCAGTGAATTCTCGAAAACATGGAACCATCTGTCCGAATCGACTCTTTTTCTGGACAGGATACAGAGAACCTGCACAGTCCGCAGGGAGTGGATGGTCGGGCCGGCTGTAAGGGCTGCTGGTTTTCCGGTGGACGCCAGATGGAAGGGGAAATTGCTCCCTTATGGAGACTATTCTTTCAACTACAGAAGGGAATATGAGGGCGATGCGCTGTCAAGAGCACTTGTTCGCGCCCAGGAAATTGAGGAATCGGCGTCAGTGATCGGGCAGATCTGCGCTCACCTGGAACATGTGAATGCCGCAGAGACGTCTGCTGTTGAGCTGAGAGAGGGGGAAGGTCTGGGCAAAATTGAGTCTCCGGGAGGGGAAACAATCCTCTGGATGCGCACAGGAACAGGCGGAGTCGGAGAACTGCACATAATGTCTCCCTCGACTGCAAACATCCCTGCATTTGCCGAGGGAATTAAGAACAGCGTTTTGACTGATTTTCCGTTCGCCTGGGAAAGCTTCGGCTTCTGGATATCGGAGATGGGTGATGTGTTGTGA
- a CDS encoding pirin family protein, producing the protein METRRVAEVLKSRPTMEGAGVRLMRGFGNQQLAYVFDPFLLFDDFGSHYPHEYMAGFPWHPHRGIETVTYLLKGEVHHEDSTGTKGVIRSGDLQWMSAGSGIYHAEMPRPPPKENGSQKEDSEMRGFQLWVNIPADRKMSEPNYKNLLRQNVADVELNDGTRVKLVAGELKKVPGVGDISGPVRDLPVDAHYLDVTMKNESELSYNVKDGYTTFAYVVEGEAIFDTRNNIRAGPRSVVLFERYGDNVNIRTDETGARFLLISGRPLKEPIAWHGPIVMNTREQLMEAFQELQTGEFIKHKATSYDYIE; encoded by the coding sequence ATGGAAACAAGACGTGTCGCCGAAGTTCTGAAGAGCAGACCGACGATGGAAGGAGCAGGGGTCAGGCTGATGAGGGGTTTCGGGAATCAGCAGCTTGCATATGTTTTCGACCCTTTTCTTCTCTTTGACGATTTCGGTTCGCATTATCCCCATGAATACATGGCAGGTTTTCCTTGGCATCCGCACAGGGGAATAGAGACGGTAACATACCTTCTGAAAGGAGAGGTGCACCACGAAGACAGCACAGGGACAAAGGGTGTAATACGCAGCGGCGATCTCCAGTGGATGAGCGCAGGCAGCGGAATCTACCATGCCGAAATGCCGAGACCGCCACCGAAGGAAAATGGCAGCCAGAAGGAGGACAGCGAGATGAGGGGCTTCCAGCTTTGGGTCAATATCCCTGCGGACAGGAAAATGAGCGAGCCGAACTACAAGAATCTGCTCAGGCAGAATGTGGCGGATGTCGAGCTCAATGACGGTACGAGGGTAAAGCTTGTCGCAGGCGAGCTCAAAAAGGTTCCCGGTGTCGGAGACATTTCCGGTCCTGTCAGGGACCTGCCTGTTGACGCACATTATCTCGATGTTACCATGAAGAATGAAAGCGAATTGAGCTACAACGTGAAGGACGGTTACACGACATTCGCTTATGTGGTTGAAGGCGAGGCAATATTCGATACAAGGAACAACATACGCGCCGGGCCGAGATCCGTTGTTCTTTTCGAGCGCTATGGCGACAATGTGAACATCAGGACGGATGAGACAGGGGCACGCTTCCTCCTCATCTCGGGGAGGCCTCTGAAAGAACCCATCGCATGGCATGGCCCTATTGTTATGAATACAAGGGAACAGCTGATGGAGGCCTTCCAGGAACTTCAGACCGGCGAATTCATAAAGCACAAGGCTACATCATACGATTACATCGAATAG
- a CDS encoding hydrogenase 4 subunit F encodes MNLLILLLISVPALFSASYFFARFKALSVVSALLTLLLAAALNMLSTDSHGFFLLDTMSRILILTVSIVYLMSTLFALGYHHHLGESRNMRLHLSMMHLFVASMLFSLTVNNYGFLWIGIELTTVSSALLLVIEENRLNVEAAWRYVIIVSSGLAISLISIVMIYRAFGTLDIYNLISSVHSVSLITEIAAATALIGFGTKIGLVPMHTWLPDAHSEAPSEISSMFSGVLLPVAVYALYRIYEITYSSRVEGLYLFFAFITIAVAALLMPSQRYYKRMFAYSTMENMALIVIGLVIGGIGLTGAIVLLVSHAFAKAGAFYSSGNILSATGKRNIGDVKGLLVTMPQSSFYMLFSSLAVTGAPPFGTFVGIFLIFMGLAHAGLFVMIALTAPLILITFSSVNMKVGSMLFSPSPGDTMHEAGRLQRAVAVSSITLSAAVSIIFFLAGGL; translated from the coding sequence ATGAATCTCCTGATATTACTTCTGATATCTGTGCCTGCCCTCTTCTCCGCATCCTATTTTTTTGCCAGGTTCAAAGCTCTTTCGGTGGTGTCGGCACTGCTGACCTTGCTGCTTGCAGCGGCATTGAACATGCTTTCGACTGACTCGCACGGATTCTTTCTGCTTGACACAATGAGTCGCATTCTGATCCTCACAGTCTCGATTGTATATCTGATGTCCACCCTGTTTGCCCTTGGCTACCATCACCATCTCGGCGAATCCAGGAATATGCGCCTGCATCTTTCAATGATGCATCTGTTTGTCGCCTCCATGCTCTTTTCACTGACAGTCAACAACTACGGTTTTCTCTGGATCGGGATCGAGCTGACCACCGTAAGCAGTGCCCTTCTGCTCGTCATAGAGGAAAACAGACTCAATGTTGAAGCTGCCTGGAGATACGTCATAATAGTTTCGTCAGGTCTTGCCATAAGTCTGATTTCAATCGTTATGATATACAGGGCATTCGGAACACTTGACATATACAATCTGATCTCCTCTGTCCACTCCGTATCTCTGATAACTGAAATTGCGGCAGCAACTGCACTGATAGGTTTCGGCACAAAGATCGGGCTCGTGCCTATGCACACCTGGCTGCCTGATGCGCACAGCGAGGCACCGTCAGAAATAAGTTCCATGTTTTCCGGAGTTCTTCTGCCGGTCGCTGTTTATGCCCTGTACCGCATCTATGAGATCACATACAGCAGCAGGGTGGAAGGACTTTACCTGTTTTTTGCGTTCATCACGATCGCAGTGGCTGCACTGCTGATGCCATCGCAACGCTACTACAAGAGAATGTTCGCGTATTCGACGATGGAGAATATGGCATTGATAGTCATAGGTCTTGTTATCGGCGGAATAGGACTTACCGGTGCCATTGTACTTCTGGTTTCACATGCATTCGCCAAGGCGGGCGCTTTCTACTCTTCCGGAAACATCCTTTCTGCAACAGGAAAGAGGAATATCGGCGATGTAAAGGGACTGCTTGTGACGATGCCTCAGAGCTCCTTTTACATGCTGTTTTCTTCTCTCGCGGTAACAGGCGCTCCGCCGTTCGGTACTTTTGTTGGCATATTTCTCATTTTCATGGGACTGGCGCATGCCGGATTGTTCGTAATGATTGCACTGACAGCGCCGCTGATTCTCATCACCTTCAGTTCTGTTAACATGAAGGTCGGTTCGATGCTATTTTCCCCTTCTCCGGGCGACACGATGCACGAAGCTGGAAGGCTGCAGAGGGCAGTGGCTGTATCATCAATCACCCTCTCAGCGGCAGTTTCCATCATATTCTTCCTGGCAGGAGGTTTGTAG
- a CDS encoding acyltransferase, with translation MEKLKVGLVQMKTHGDAEKNLHRASEMVGRAAKSGAEIVCLPELFGTRYFPASRNSTVKPERIPGPSSDMLSAAARENRVVLVGGSLFESAGGRRYNTSLIFDAKGRLIGKYRKVHVPQDPYFYEKNYFSPGNRYTVVKTEKCRIGVLICFDQWYSEAARINRLMGADILFYPTAIGTVRGIEQTEGSWKDAWTAVQRGHAIANSLIVACANRTGREGDMNFWGGSFVCDQFGNFIARGGRGEEALIAECDPGLGRNIEKGWGFLRNRMPSTYGRLVR, from the coding sequence ATGGAGAAACTCAAGGTCGGTCTTGTTCAGATGAAGACGCACGGGGATGCCGAAAAGAACCTGCACAGGGCATCGGAAATGGTCGGCAGGGCGGCGAAATCCGGAGCGGAAATAGTCTGCCTTCCCGAACTTTTTGGCACCAGATACTTTCCTGCTTCCAGAAACAGTACGGTGAAACCAGAAAGGATTCCCGGCCCTTCGAGCGACATGCTTTCGGCAGCAGCCAGGGAGAACAGGGTCGTGCTTGTAGGCGGCTCGCTCTTTGAGTCGGCCGGGGGAAGGAGGTACAACACCTCCCTCATCTTTGACGCGAAGGGAAGACTGATAGGGAAATACAGGAAAGTCCATGTTCCCCAGGATCCCTATTTTTATGAAAAAAACTACTTCTCGCCGGGAAACAGATACACCGTTGTAAAAACTGAGAAATGCAGGATCGGCGTGCTCATCTGCTTTGACCAGTGGTATTCCGAGGCTGCACGAATCAACAGGCTCATGGGTGCGGACATACTTTTTTATCCGACAGCGATAGGAACGGTGAGAGGCATAGAACAGACGGAAGGCAGCTGGAAGGACGCGTGGACCGCCGTACAGAGGGGGCATGCCATAGCCAACAGTCTGATTGTAGCATGCGCAAACAGAACAGGCAGGGAAGGTGACATGAATTTCTGGGGCGGCTCATTCGTCTGTGATCAGTTTGGAAATTTCATTGCCAGGGGAGGACGCGGGGAAGAGGCACTGATTGCCGAATGCGATCCTGGTCTCGGAAGAAACATTGAAAAAGGCTGGGGGTTCCTGAGGAACAGGATGCCCTCAACATATGGCAGACTGGTCAGGTGA
- a CDS encoding agmatine deiminase family protein produces the protein MPAEWEKHESTWISWPGNRLTFPDDIMEEVEQTFVGIVEELSRGERIDILAADASLEEHITSMLNSTRNVKFHTIQAADVWVRDYGPIFVRKRNARKIVATKWTFNAWGNKYDDLLPDNIAGMEIAKSAELEIVETGMVLEGGSIDVDGSGRLLTTEQCLLNKNRNPALGRRDIEMKLGEYLGAKEVIWLSGGIEGDDTDGHIDDVARFVSMDTVICMVESNRDDSNRGVLDANLKILKRAFSLGRDEVDIVEVPMPVRTPDTAGLPASYANFYIGNSAVLVPVFGCRNDDIILDALKDVFRGRRIVGIDCSAMVHGFGTIHCATQQQPSP, from the coding sequence ATGCCGGCGGAGTGGGAAAAACATGAGTCCACATGGATTTCCTGGCCCGGGAACAGACTGACCTTTCCGGACGACATAATGGAAGAGGTGGAGCAGACATTCGTCGGTATAGTGGAGGAACTGTCCCGGGGCGAAAGGATCGACATACTCGCCGCAGACGCATCTCTTGAGGAGCACATAACTTCCATGCTCAACAGCACCAGGAACGTAAAATTCCACACCATACAGGCAGCGGACGTCTGGGTCCGCGACTACGGGCCGATTTTCGTCAGAAAAAGGAATGCACGAAAGATTGTTGCGACAAAATGGACATTCAATGCATGGGGGAACAAATACGATGATCTGCTTCCGGACAACATTGCAGGAATGGAAATAGCCAAATCGGCCGAACTGGAAATTGTCGAGACAGGTATGGTGCTTGAAGGGGGTTCAATCGATGTAGACGGCAGCGGAAGGCTCCTCACCACAGAGCAGTGCCTCCTCAACAAAAACAGGAACCCGGCACTTGGAAGGAGGGATATCGAGATGAAGCTTGGGGAGTATCTCGGCGCGAAAGAGGTAATCTGGCTGAGCGGCGGTATAGAGGGCGATGACACGGACGGTCACATTGACGACGTAGCCCGTTTCGTTTCCATGGACACCGTCATATGCATGGTGGAAAGCAACAGGGATGATTCCAACCGGGGAGTACTGGATGCCAATCTGAAGATTTTGAAGAGAGCTTTTTCCCTGGGCAGGGATGAAGTGGATATCGTGGAGGTGCCCATGCCGGTCAGGACACCGGACACCGCAGGATTGCCGGCAAGTTACGCCAATTTCTACATAGGGAACTCAGCGGTGCTGGTGCCTGTATTCGGATGCAGAAATGATGACATCATACTGGATGCCCTGAAAGATGTTTTCAGGGGGAGGCGTATCGTGGGCATTGACTGCAGTGCCATGGTTCATGGCTTCGGAACGATACACTGCGCCACCCAGCAGCAGCCGTCACCCTGA